Genomic DNA from Candidatus Koribacter versatilis Ellin345:
CGCCCGGATTGACTCCCGCCTGTTGAAAACGTTACAATCACATGGTTTGCCTGTACTTTCGCGTCCTTCCTAGGACACCCCGGAATGGTTGGGCCTCTCGGCCCCGCAAGGTTGTATCGGGGGAGTGCAAGCGCATAAAGTTCGTTTCTCGTAGCTCCACGTGCCGTTGCCCGTGTGCGCGGGAGCGTTAAGTTTCGGAGGCATCTATGTACGCGGTCATCCGCGCCGGGTCAAAGCAGTTTCGCGTCTCGCCCGGAGACGTTATCAAAGTCGATTCGGCTCCGCACTCGGAGTCGGGCAAGCTGGAAATCGCCGATGTGCTCGCAGTGAGCAACGGCCAAGGCAAGTTTGGCAGCCCGGAAAACGCTACCGTCACGGCCGAAATTCTCGGCGATGGACGCGGCGACAAGATCCTGGTCTTCCACTACAAGCGCAAGAAGCAGTACAAGAAGCTCCAGGGACATCGCCAAGGCTTCACGGCGCTGAAGATTACCGAGATCAATGTGGACGGCGAGAAGTTCACGATTGACGACATGCCGAAGAAGGAAGCTGCCCCGGCGAAGGCGCGCCGTTCGACAAAGAAAGCCGCAGCGGCTGAGTAAAGGATTAAGCGATGGCACATAAAAAAGGTTTAGGCAGCTCTCGAAACGGCCGCGACTCGAATGCCCAGCGGTTGGGCGTGAAGGCGTTTGGCGGCGAAACCGTGACCGGCGGGACGATCATCGTTCGTCAGCGCGGCACCCGCATTAAGCCGGGCCTGAATGTCGGCCGCGGCAAAGACGACACGCTCTTTGCGAAGGCCGATGGCCGCGTCGAGTTCAAGGATCGCGGGAACCTCGGGCGGTTCGTCAGCATCGTTCCGGCTAAGGCGTAGTTTTTTCCCACGTCCTGAAAGACGCGTGACGTGGGGCACCCGCTTAGAGAATGGGCCTCGCTGCGGCGAGGCCTTTTCGTTTGCAATAATGTTGAGAGCCGATGTTCGTTGATGAAGCCAAAATTCGAGTGAAGGCCGGGAACGGCGGGAATGGTATTGTCGCCTTCCGCCGCGAGAAGTTCGTGCCCCGTGGTGGTCCGTGGGGCGGCGACGGCGGCCGCGGTGGCGACGTCATAATGGAATCGAGCGAGCGCCACAACACGCTCGTACACTTCCGCTTCAATCCCGAATACAAGGCCGAGCGCGGACGCCATGGCGAAGGTGCCAACAAAACCGGCCGCGAGGGCGTAGACGTCCTGTTGAAAGTTCCCGTCGGCACGCTGGTGTACGACGACGAAACCGGCGAGTTGCTGCACGAGTTCGTTCACCCTGACGAGCGGATTATCATCGCCCGCGGCGGACGCGGCGGACGCGGCAACGCTCAATTCGCCACTCCGACGCATCAGGCGCCGCGCGAGTCCGAAGACGGCAAGATTGGTGATGAGAAGTTCCTGCGGCTTGAGTTGAAACTGCTGGCGGACGTTGGGCTGGTGGGTTATCCCAACGCCGGCAAGAGCACGCTGATTTCGCGCATTTCTTCGGCGCGGCCGAAGATCGCAGACTATCCGTTTACGACGTTGCAGCCGAACCTCGGTGTAGTGGTCGTCGGGGAGATGCCGCATGAACAGAGCTACGTGGTTGCCGACATCCCGGGATTGATCGAAGGCGCGAGCCTTGGAGCGGGCTTGGGTATGCAGTTCCTCCGTCACGTGGAGCGCACGCGATTGATCGCGCACCTGGTGGATGTGTCGGACGCGAGTGGGCGGCCGGATCCAGTGCAGGATTACAAGGTCATCACCAAAGAACTCGCAAGCTTCGGCTCGGGGATCGAGAAGAAACCGACGATCATTGTCGCGACGAAGATCGATGTCGCAAACCCCGACAAGCTGAAGAAGCTCACCACTTTCGCCAAGCGCAGCAAGAAAGCATTCTTCGCGATTTCCGCCGTGACCGGCGAAGGCATCGAGCCGCTGAAATGGGAGATGGCGAAGCGCGTGGAGGCGATCCGCGCGAAGGCACAAGATCCGGTTGAGGAAGCGGATGAGATCGAAGCGCCGAAGAAGAAGCGGCGTGCTCCGGCACGAAAGTCGGTGCGATGAACGTTGCGCTCTTCGGCGGCACCTACGATCCGATCCATCTAGGACATTTGGCGGTAGCGCGCGCCGCAGCCGAGCGCTTCAATCTGAAACAGATTCATTTCGTCCCGGCGTATATTCCGCCGCACAAGCAGAAGCAGGCGATTTCTAGCTTCGGCCATCGGTACACCATGATTTCGCTGGCGACCGCGGGGGATCCGCGGTTTATTCCGTCATTGCTGGAATCGCCGGATGCAATTCAGCGATCGGGACTCGACGCGAGCTATTCGTTCGATACCGTGCGGCGGATGAAGTCGCGGCTGAAGAAGGGCGACAAGCTGTACTTCCTGATCGGCATGGATGCCTTCGCCGATATTGCGAAGTGGCGCAATCCGGTGGAAGTTTTGCGGGAGTGCGAGTTCATTGTCGCCAACCGGCCGGGGTATTCACTCGCCGATGTTGTAAAGTCTTTGCCCAAGGAATTGCAGCCCACGGCGGAGGGGACTCGTCCCATAGAACGCGAAAAACCGCGGGGGGCGTTGAAACTGGAGGGTGCGACAATTCATCTGCTGGAAGATGTGAACGAGCCGGTTTCGTCCACGGAGATTCGGCTGGCGGTTGGAAAGCGCGGGCAAGCTTTAGAGCTTTTGGTAGGGGATGCCGTCGCAGATTACATCCGCAAACTCTATCTATACAAGCCCACCGAGCCGGTGCAAGATGAGGCCGGTAAGCAGAAATCCGGCCTAAAAGACCGTGGAGGGCTGCATGTGGTGGGCGGCCGGGAACATCAGGACTAAAAGAAATCAGGGCGAAAAGAGTACGCCGCGAGGTTTATGAGCAAATCTGAAAGTCGTAAAGCTGTTGCACTTGCGGTTTCTGCCGCACAGGAGAAAAAGGCGGAGAACATCGCTATTCTTGAGCTCGATAAGAGCTCGAGCGGGTTTACCGATTATTTCGTTATCTGCACCGGTAGCAACCCGCGGCAGCTACAAGCCATCTCCGATGAGGTAGACCAGAAGCTCTCCTCGATTGGTCAGGAGCCCCGGCACGTGGAGGGCTATAACCAGGCGGAGTGGGTGCTGATGGACTATGTGGATTTCGTCGTCCACATTTTCAGCGAGAACGCGCGCAAGTTTTACGACCTGGAGCGGCTGTGGAAGTCCGCCAAACATCTTTCCCCGGAAGACCTGAGCAAGCCCTCGGAACGGACCCCGGCCAAATCGCGACCGGCAGCCAAGAAAACGGCGGTACGCAAGAGCGCGCCAGCAGTAAAGAAGCCGCGCAAGACCGCCGCGAAGAAAGCGACCAAGCGCACCCGCGGTTGAACGACAACACAATGAGCGAACAGGGCGCAGCCTCGGCGAAAGCGGCAGAGAGCAGCGCCCTTTCTGCTTATGTGGCGGTGGATGCGGCGTCGAAGAGGCTCGTCGAGCAGATCAAGCGCGTAGCGCAGAGCGCCGCGACCGTGCTGGTGCGCGGCGAGAACGGCGTTGGCAAAGATCTTGTTGCGTCGCTGCTGCACTACCTGGGACCTAATCGCGATGAGCCGATGGTGAAGATCGACTGCGCGAGCCTGCCGCACGAACTCATCGAAAGCGAACTCTTCGGTTACGAGAAGGGCGCGTTCACCGGCGCTACGCACCAGAAACGCGGGCGCCTGGAACTGGCCGGCAATGGCACGCTGATCCTCGATGAGATCGCGGCGTTGACGATGCCGATGCAGGCGAAGCTGCTGCGCGTGATCGAACAGAAAGAGTTCGAGCGCCTCGGTGGCGAGAAGACGATTAAAGTCCATGCGCGCATTCTTGCCCTGACGAATGTGGACCTGGAACGCGCGGTGGCGCGGCGATCGTTTCGCGAAGATCTTTACTACCGCCTGAGCGTGATTCCGCTTGTGGTGCCACCTCTGCGGGAACGGCGCGACGACATCCAGCCGCTGGCGGAACACTTCCTTTCACAACTCGCGCAGGTGCATCGGCGACCGAAGCCAGTGTTTACGGCGGGAGCGTTGGAGGCATTGCTGAGCTTCAGCTATCCCGGCAATGTTCGCCAGCTGCGCAATATTCTCGAGCGCGTGGTGGTTATGAGCACCGGCCCGGAGATCCATGAAGATGATCTGCCAAGCTTCGTGCGCCAAGCCACCGGGCGTCCGATGATGACGCTGGAAGAGTTGGAGCGCAGCTACATCGCCGAAGTGCTCGACGCGACGCGCGGAAAGAAGTCGAAGGCCGCGGAGATTTTGGGGATCAGTCGGAAGACGCTGCTGGAGAAGCGGAAGCGGTACGGGCTGGATTGACGCCTCAGTATCTCTCCTGCGAATTTGCCTTATGATTGTCCGCACATGAAGCTCCGCGTTGTGTGGATCGGCAAGACCAAAGAATCCGCCATCCAAACCCTTACCGGCGAATATCTCAAGCGGCTGTCGCGTTACGTCGCGACGGAGGGGCTTGAGATTGGCTCGGAAGAAGCACTGCTCAAGTTGAAGGACCGACCGGGGCGGACCGCTCCCGTGCTTGTTCTGATGGATGAGCGCGGCAAGCAGGTGGGATCCGAAGAGCTAGCTAATTTTCTTGGCTATCATCGCGACCAGGGTGTGCAGGACCTGATTTTTGCGATTGGGCCTTCTGACGGCTGGCAGAAAGAAACGCTAAAATCCGCCACCCAAGTCCTCTCGATGGGCAAAATGACCCTGCCGCACGAGCTTGCCCGGGTGGTGCTGCTGGAGCAGCTTTACCGGGGCTACACCATTCTTACGGGACATCCTTACCACGGTGGACACTGATGCTATCCCTGACGCGGATTTGGCGGCGGATTGGTCTTGACGGCCTGGAGCACATCACGCTTCAGGAAGTGCCGGGTGGCTATGTTGCGGATTCGGTGCTCTCGGTGGAAGCCGATCTCGGCGGCGTGACATGCGAGTATCACTTCGATCTTGATGCGCGCTGGCGGACAAAGACATTCACGCTGAAGCAGCATCAATCCGGAGAAGACCGGACACTGCGGATTGAGCGCGTTCACGAGAGCGAGTGGAAGGTGGATGGCGCTGATCGGCCGGATCTCAGCGGCTGCCTCGATCTGGACCTGACGGTCTCGCCATTTACGAACACGCTGGCGATTCGTCAGCTTGCGCTTGCGCCGAATGAGGCGAAGGAACTGAATGCGGTGTACGTGAAGATTCCACAGTTGGAAGTCGTTCTGGCGCGGCAGCGGTATCAGCGGCTGGATGCGAACGAGCCGCCACGGCGGTTCTTGTATTCCGGGCTCGATACCGGATTCATTCAAGAGATTACGGTGGATGAGCACGCGCTCGTCGAAGGCTATCCCCGTTTCGCCGAGCGCGTTGCCTGAGTTATACGCGGATTCCGCCACCCGCGAGAATCGTTTCACCCGTTACCCAACCCGAGTCTCCCGAGGCGAGGAACAATGCGACTTTGGCAATGTCGTCCGGCTGGCCTACGCGGCCGAGCGGCGTTCTTAAGACCGAAGACTTGGAGAGGTCTTCTTCGTAACCCGACGCCTGCACACCTTCGGTGATCGTGAATCCCGGCGAGAGCGAGTTCACGCGGATCTTCTTCGGACCCAATTCTTGGGCCAGCACGCGCGAGATCACATCCACAGCGCCTTTGGTCGCGCTGTAGACCGCGCTGCCAGACGGCGGCGTCTTGGCAACCACCGAGCTGATATTGATGATCGAACCGCCCTCTTCGGGGATAAGCTTCACGAATTCCTGCGTGGTGAACAGCAGACCGGTGACGTTAAGGTCGAAGATCTTTTTGACGTGCGTTTCATCAATCAGTTCCAGCGGACGGAATTCGTACACGCCGGCATTGTTCACCAGGATGTCCACTTTACCGAACTGCTTCTTCGTTTCCGCCGCTAATTTCTTGGCATCTTCCGGCTTGGAGAGATCGGCGTGGATGGCTACCGCCTTGCCGCCGGCTTTCTGAATCTCGTTGACTACTTTGTCTGCACCGGCTTTGCTCGATGCGTAATTCACGACTACGCTCGCGCCTTCGCCTGCCAATGTCTTTGCGATTGCTGCGCCGATTCCTTTCGACGCGCCCGTTACCACTGCAACTTTTCCGCTCAGCTTGCCCATTGTCGTCGTCCTCCCACATTTCGATAGTTAGATAATTGTCTAACTGTCACAACGAATCAGATGAGCGCCGTGACGGAAGGATTCAGGCAAGATTTAGCGGCCGATTTTCTTGAGTTCTTTCAGGTAGGCCTTCCAGGCAGGGCGTTGCAGGCTCAGATACACGTACTTGGATTCCTTACGAACTTCGACAAGTCCGGCGGACTCAAGCTCTTTCAAATGGTGGGAGAGCGTTGCGGGCGTGACTTCGTGGCATTCCTTCACCGCGGCGCACGAAACCTCTTCTTCTGAGGCAATTTGCTGCAGGATCTCGAAGCGCCGGGGATCAGCCAAGGCTTTGGCGATCCGGGTGAATTGTCGTTTTTCCATAGCCGCATGATACGCCAGCGGCCTGGCGAATCGAATCTGGCGGCGCGACATCCAATAGACAGGCGGGTTTGCCGGAAATACCGTAAATCCGCTAAAATTAAGATGTTTGGATTACCCAGCCATCTCCGGTTGGGTACCCCCGGAGCACCCAGACGAACTCGTGAGTCAACCGGGTTTTACGAGGAGCACGGCGAGCCGATCAGGCAACTAGGAAAAGTTCCATGAAAACAGCAACTCATCCTTCGTATGACGAAGTCCGCGTCCAATGCGCGTGCGGCAATAGTTTCGCGACCCGCTCCACGCACAAAGGCGACATCCACGTGGAAATTTGTTCTGCCTGCCACCCATTCTTCACGGGCAAACAGAAGCTGATGGATACCGCCGGCCGAGTCGAGCGCTTCCGCCGCAAGTACGCGAAAGCGGACAAGCAAGCCGACAAACAGTAAGTTCGGAACACAGGAAGCCTCCGCGCAGGCGGAGGCTTTTCTTATGCTTTGGCCTTTGTTTCCGTGGGCTTGTCGCCGCCGTAAAGCCAGGCCGCGATAAGCAGCGAAACGATCAGGAACAGGATTGCGTCGGATAACGACCCGAACACCTGGCCCTTGTTGTACCAGGGCTGGCCGGCGGAAAGGGCGCTATGCTGGCTCCAGCGCTGGATCCACATAAGCAACGGGTTTTCCACCGCGCGCACCATACCGGTGACAAAGTTATAAAGCAGGAAAGCGATCAACACCGCGCCAACATGGCGGTCACGTAACCAAACTCGCATCAGGCCTCCAAAGGAATTAGCACTAGAATAGCAAGAGACCGTGAGAAAAGGCTTCGACAACCCGATTCAGCACCAGGCGCCCGAAGGTGCCTGTGTCGCCGTGCGCTTCCAGATTGGCAGCGTCGAGATCCGTCCCGCGACCGTGCTGGCGCCGATGGCAGGGGTGACGGACACGGTTTTCCGGCGGTTCATCCGCAACCTGGGCGGCTGCGGACTGATGATGACGGAGTTCACCTCGGCTGACGGCTTGGCGCGGATGCGCGAGGCAAAGGCCCGGCGCTATCTCACGTTCTACGGCAACGAGCGCCCGATTTCGGCACAGTTGTTCGGCAGCGATGCCGAAACGCTCGCCGACGCGGCAAAGGTCGTGCAGGACCTCGGCTTCGACCTGGTCGACCTGAATTTAGGATGTCCGTCGAAGCGCGTGGTGAAGTGCAATGGCGGCTCCGGACTGTTGCGCGACTTGCCGCAGATCAAAGTTATCTTCGAATCCGTACGCAAGGCGGTGACGATTCCGTTCACGGTGAAGTTCCGCGCCGGCTGGAACGAGAAGGAACTCGTTTTCCTTGAGCTGGCGAAATTGGCGGAGAATTGCGGGCTGAATGCTGTCGCGATGCATGCGCGAACGCGCGAGCAGGGCTACAGCGGCCAGGCGAACTGGGGATGGATTGCCGACCTGAAGCAGGTGGTGAAAATTCCTGTCATCGGGAATGGCGATATCCGTACACCCGAAGATGCGGCGGCGATGGTGGCGAAGACCGGCTGTGATGCCGTGATGATCGGCCGCTCCGCGGCGTCGAATCCATGGATCTTCCGTCAGATCGAGCAGTACACCGCCACCGGACGCTACGATCTGCCGACCAACGAAGATCGCTACGAGATGATCCGCATGTACTTCCGCATGCTGATCGAGAACGACACCCAAGGCGCGGAAGGCAAGATGAAGCAGTTCGCCTCGTGGTTCACGCATGGCGTGCCGGGAGGAGGCGTTCTGCGCAAAGCCGTGTACGAAGCGAAGAAGCGCGAGACGATTCTGGTGGCGGTGGATCAGTTCTTCGAAGCGTTGCTCGCCGGCAAAATTGCAGCTGCGAGCGAGACGGGGCCGTCACCGAATGATGAGCTGGAGTCAAATCCGGCGGCAATGACGGGCTAGACGAACCACTCCCTCTCTCTCCACAAATAACTCGCAATCGCCATCCGCACTAAAATCTGGACTCCGTCGAGACTCATCGCCGCATAGCGTTCGTCCACCACAGCGCTCGAGATATGCGGCACGACAAACAGAATTCCGACGGCGCAGAGGATGACGGTCAGCAACCGCGCCCAGTTCTGACGCAGCAACAAGCCCGTTCCGCCTGCGCAGAGCGCGATCGTGTACAGGAAGAAGGGCGTCGGCCCCATGACTTCGAGGCCGCTGCCGAGCAGCTGTGCGGCGAGGCGCAACGACATCGAGCCAATCAACGACAGCACTCCACAAATACACAGCACCGCTGCGAATGAGAAACACACGATCGCAATCGGCAAGATCAGCACCGGCCGTTCCACGTTCTCGGAGGTGAGCAACTGCTGCGTCATGTGGTGAAAGGTTGTACCGGCGGATTCCCGGGGCGCAACCGCGGGTTTAGGAATTGAATCACACCTAGTGGAAGTACGAAGCAAAGAGGAGGCTAGATTCAATGGCAGCAACCAAAAAGTCCACACGCAGCCGCTCATCGCGGAGCAGCGGGACGCGCTCGCGTAAAACTGCAGCGAAGAAGAAGAGCACACGTCGCACGTCGGCGAAGAAGTCGTCGCGTCGTAAATACAGCCCGAAAGCTGGAAAGTCCGTGAAGCGCGAGATGCATGAGTTCAAGCGTGGCAAGTTAAAGAGCGGACGTAGCGGAAAGAAAGTGAAGAGCCGTAAGCAGGCGATCGCGATTGGTTTGTCGGAAGCACGGCGTTCGGGCGCGAAGGTTCCGCGTAAGAAGGCCGCGTAGTCGAACCCTCAAGGGAGAAAGAGAAAACACCGGTGGGTGCCGGTGTTTTCTGTTTCACAGATAGGAAACACATGCTCAAGGCTGCGATCTTCGATATTGACGGCACGCTTGTTGACTCAGTGGACCTCCACGCCGAGGCTTGGGTGCGCGCGTTCCACCGCTTTCGTTATCAGCACGTAACGTTCGCCGAGGTTCGCTCGCAAATCGGCAAAGGCGGCGATCAACTCATGCCCGTCTTTATCCCGCAGCAGGACCTGGAGCGGATTGGCGATGCGTTAGAGCAATGGCGCTCGGAACTCTTCCGTCGCGAATACATGCCTCACGTGAAGCCATTCCCCATGGTGCGCGAACTCTTTGAGCATTTGAAGAACGATGGCTGGCAGATCGCGCTGGCGTCGTCATCGAACAAGCAGGACCTGGAGCAGTATAAAAAGATTGCGAACATCGGTGATCTTCTGGAAGCAAGCACCTCCGCCGATGACGCAGAACGCTCCAAGCCGCATCCCGACATCTTTGCCGCGGCGCTCGATCATCTTGGCGGACTGAAGCCGACTGAAGTTGTGGTGGTGGGTGATACACCCTATGACGCCGAGGCTGCGCGCAAGCTCGGGGTCCGCGAGATTATCGGCGTGTTGTGCGGCGGATTTCGGGAAGATGATCTGCGCAAGTCAGGATGCACCGCGATTTATCCCGAGCCGGCGGACATCCTGGAGCACTACGCCGAATCCGCATTCGGAAGAGCGCGTAAGGCGGCTTAGGATTTCTTGTCGGAACTGGTGGAAGGCTTCGGCGTCTCCGCGGATGCTGGGGCACTCTCCGATTTCTTTTCTGAAGAAGTGGAGTCGGTTGAGCTGCTTTTGGCCGCGCCACCCTTTTTCTTCGCGTAGTCGGTTACGTACCAGCCTTCGCCCTTGAATTGCACGGCGGGAGCGCTCAGCAGGCGTTCGACCTCGCCGCCGCACTTTGGGCAGACTTTTTCGGGCTCGTCCGAGAACTTCTGGATCTTTTCAAAACGCTCGCGGCACTGTTTGCACTCGTATTCGTAGAGAGGCACGGAAATGAATCCTTAATTCAACTTGATCTCTCTTTGATTCTAGAGTTGCGGGAAAATCCGCGCAAACTTGAGGTATCCTGCGCTGGATGGCGGAGAACGTCCAGCGCGGCACGCTGTACCTCGTGGGGACGCCGATTGGCAACCTCGAAGACATCACTTTCCGCGCCATTCGCACGATGAAAGAGGTCCAGCTCATTGCCTGCGAAGACACGCGCCAGACCCAAAAACTCCTCAATCACTACGATATCGTGACCCACACCACCAGCTATCACGAGCACAATGAGCTGACGCGGTCCGCCGAGCTGGTAATGCAGTTGGAACAAGGGAAGAGCATCGCTCTGGTTACCGATGCCGGTATGCCTGGAATTTCCGATCCGGGCTTCCGATTGATTACGCTGGCGATCCGGCACCGGATTCCCGTTGTTCCGATTCCCGGTCCGTCGGCTTTTCTCAGCGCGCTTGTCGCCAGCGGACTGCCGACTGATGCGTTTCGTTTCCTGGGCTTTCTTCCCAGCAAAGAAGGCCAGCGCGCCAAAGCGCTGGAGGGGATTCGGAATTCGACGCGGACCGTCATCTTCTACGAGGCTCCGCATCGGTTGCTCGAGACCGTTGAGGAGATCGTGCAGGTTCTTGGCCCGGAGCGGCCGGTCGTGGTCGCGCGTGAGGTGACGAAACTGCATGAAGAGTTTCTTCGTGGAACGTCCACCGAAGTTCTCTCCGAGCTGAAACATCGCGCAGAGGTGAAGGGCGAGATCACGTTGCTCATCGGCCGTGCCCCCGAGCAGCAGCATGGTCAATCTGTGTTCAGCGCCGCCACGGTCCGCACACGCGTGCGTGAACTGATGAAGCACGAGAACCTTGACGAACGCGATGCGCTCAAGCGTGTAGCCAAAGAGATGGGCGTGAGCAAGAGCGAAGCCTACCGCGAATTGCAGAAGACCAAGGACTGACGCCTATTCTCCTGACGAATGATCGTGCACGATGCGCCATCCCTCGGGGAATTTCCGCACCAGCAGCGTGAACATCCCGTGCGGCTTCTTGCCGTCCGGCATCTCGAGTTGCCACTGGCCGCGCACGAAGGCCGCATCATCGGACAGTGATGTAATTTTCAATTCAGGAAATGACACCTTTCCCATGGTCTTGCCCGAACCTTGGTAACGTGCCTTGTAGCGGTCCAGGGTCGGCTGCCAGCCGTGGGTTTCTGTGGCGTTGGAGAAGAACGTCAGGTCAGGCGAATTCCAGTATCCGGCCATGTAGCCCTCCAGATCGCCGTGGTTCCAGGCTTCGGTCTGGGCCTGCAAGACCTTTTGAATCTGCTGCTCAGCCGCATTTCCATCGGATTGCGAGGCAACGGAGGATTGGGCGGTTGCCAAGGCTCCCCAAACTACGATCGCGCATAGCAGTACCACTCTCAATGGTGTTACCAAGTTAATTACTCCCAAAGGTACTCATATTGTTGGCACCGGAGGTACAGTACCATCGTTATAGCTGGTTACGTTGACCGAGGTTACAAGTTGCTGTAAGTTGGACGCTCTTCTACCCGTTGCTTAGGATTCATGCGCCTTTGGGCCATATACTGAGCGGGAAGAAGACGCGATTCGGAACGGGAAGTCCAGTTACAGGTTCGTTACCTGTAACCTCCTCTTCAGCGTCGTGACCCAGTCAGGCTGTGTGGGTCTCCCCCCATGCCATTGCAGCCGCAAGGGCAACTCTGCGCGAAATTCAGGGTTGATGCTCTGCGCGGGGCTCGCTCTCGGGAATTTGGTACAGGGTCCTCGCGCCGATGTTCGGTGCTCGGCCGAGGAAGAGTGATATGCCAACGGAAACCATAGGCCGTTACGAAGTGGAAAGCGTCATTGGACGCGGCGCAATGGCCGTCGTCTACAAGGCCGTCGATCCTACGATCGGCCGCACCGTTGCGCTCAAGACCATGCGCTTCGACGTGCATGGCATCGAGAAGAATGAAGTACTGTCGCGCTTCCGCAATGAAGCGCGCGCAGCGGGAAAGCTACTTCATCCGAACCTGGTCACAATTTACGACGCCGGCGAACAGGAAGGAACGTTCTACATCGCTATGGAGTGCGTTGAGGGGAATACCCTCCAGGCGCTGCTCTCCGAACAGCGGTTCCTCACCCTCGATCGCACCATCGACATCATGACCCAGATTTGCGCTGGCCTCGATTACGCCCATGCTAACGGCGTAATCCACCGCGACATTAAGCCGGCGAACATCATGATCACCCGCAGTGGCGTGGTGAAAATCATGGATTTCGGTATCGCCAAGTCCGGCGCGCAGTTGACGACCGGCGGCGATGTCCTGGGCACCCCGAATTACATCTCGCCCGAAATGGTGAAGGGCGATCCAATTGATGGCCGTTCTGACCTGTTCAGCGCCGCAGTGATTCTCCACGAAATGTTGCTTGGGGAACGTCCGTTCACGGCGCCGAACATCAGCACCATCATCTACAAGATTGTGAATGAGCCGTTGCCGCCGGACCTCGAGACGAAGGTACATCCGGCCGTTGCTGCGATTTTGCGCAAGGCGCTCTCGAAACATCCGTCGGACCGCTACCAGGCGGGTGCGGATTTAGTCGGAGCGTTAAAGAGCTACCAAGCTCTGCTCACGCAACCAATTCCGACCTCGGTTGTTCCGGGGACACCGATTGTCACGAACTGGCCTGCGGTTTCACCAGCGGCAAGCGCGGCTGCACCGAAGCTCTCCGACACGGCTTCGTATCCAAGACCGCAACAGTCGCCGTCGGCGCCCCCAGGTCCTACCTATCAGGCGCCTGAGGTGTTCGGCTCCGACGTTCCGGAAGTCTTCCGCGCTCCTGTGTCGTCGTCAGACCTGGGCAGCACTCCATATCCGCCACCGATGAGGTCGTCGTCACCGCCACCGCCAGCGAATCCGGTTCCGGCGAGCTTTGGTCCGGTGGGGATGCAGCCGGCTGTGGTGCCGCCGCCGATTTTCGGGGCAAAGAATCTTGAGCATGAAACGATTGCGCCACCGCCGTCAAAGAGCGCATTTCCGCGCATTTTGATTGTGGCCGTCGTAACGGTGGTCGTCATCGCGGCCGGCGTCTTCGGCTATCGCGCCATGAACGATCAGACGCCCTCGAAACAACAAGC
This window encodes:
- the rplU gene encoding 50S ribosomal protein L21, with protein sequence MYAVIRAGSKQFRVSPGDVIKVDSAPHSESGKLEIADVLAVSNGQGKFGSPENATVTAEILGDGRGDKILVFHYKRKKQYKKLQGHRQGFTALKITEINVDGEKFTIDDMPKKEAAPAKARRSTKKAAAAE
- the rpmA gene encoding 50S ribosomal protein L27, translated to MAHKKGLGSSRNGRDSNAQRLGVKAFGGETVTGGTIIVRQRGTRIKPGLNVGRGKDDTLFAKADGRVEFKDRGNLGRFVSIVPAKA
- the obgE gene encoding GTPase ObgE; translation: MFVDEAKIRVKAGNGGNGIVAFRREKFVPRGGPWGGDGGRGGDVIMESSERHNTLVHFRFNPEYKAERGRHGEGANKTGREGVDVLLKVPVGTLVYDDETGELLHEFVHPDERIIIARGGRGGRGNAQFATPTHQAPRESEDGKIGDEKFLRLELKLLADVGLVGYPNAGKSTLISRISSARPKIADYPFTTLQPNLGVVVVGEMPHEQSYVVADIPGLIEGASLGAGLGMQFLRHVERTRLIAHLVDVSDASGRPDPVQDYKVITKELASFGSGIEKKPTIIVATKIDVANPDKLKKLTTFAKRSKKAFFAISAVTGEGIEPLKWEMAKRVEAIRAKAQDPVEEADEIEAPKKKRRAPARKSVR
- the nadD gene encoding nicotinate-nucleotide adenylyltransferase, whose translation is MNVALFGGTYDPIHLGHLAVARAAAERFNLKQIHFVPAYIPPHKQKQAISSFGHRYTMISLATAGDPRFIPSLLESPDAIQRSGLDASYSFDTVRRMKSRLKKGDKLYFLIGMDAFADIAKWRNPVEVLRECEFIVANRPGYSLADVVKSLPKELQPTAEGTRPIEREKPRGALKLEGATIHLLEDVNEPVSSTEIRLAVGKRGQALELLVGDAVADYIRKLYLYKPTEPVQDEAGKQKSGLKDRGGLHVVGGREHQD
- the rsfS gene encoding ribosome silencing factor, translating into MSKSESRKAVALAVSAAQEKKAENIAILELDKSSSGFTDYFVICTGSNPRQLQAISDEVDQKLSSIGQEPRHVEGYNQAEWVLMDYVDFVVHIFSENARKFYDLERLWKSAKHLSPEDLSKPSERTPAKSRPAAKKTAVRKSAPAVKKPRKTAAKKATKRTRG
- a CDS encoding sigma-54 interaction domain-containing protein → MSEQGAASAKAAESSALSAYVAVDAASKRLVEQIKRVAQSAATVLVRGENGVGKDLVASLLHYLGPNRDEPMVKIDCASLPHELIESELFGYEKGAFTGATHQKRGRLELAGNGTLILDEIAALTMPMQAKLLRVIEQKEFERLGGEKTIKVHARILALTNVDLERAVARRSFREDLYYRLSVIPLVVPPLRERRDDIQPLAEHFLSQLAQVHRRPKPVFTAGALEALLSFSYPGNVRQLRNILERVVVMSTGPEIHEDDLPSFVRQATGRPMMTLEELERSYIAEVLDATRGKKSKAAEILGISRKTLLEKRKRYGLD
- a CDS encoding 23S rRNA (pseudouridine(1915)-N(3))-methyltransferase RlmH encodes the protein MKLRVVWIGKTKESAIQTLTGEYLKRLSRYVATEGLEIGSEEALLKLKDRPGRTAPVLVLMDERGKQVGSEELANFLGYHRDQGVQDLIFAIGPSDGWQKETLKSATQVLSMGKMTLPHELARVVLLEQLYRGYTILTGHPYHGGH
- a CDS encoding putative glycolipid-binding domain-containing protein — translated: MLSLTRIWRRIGLDGLEHITLQEVPGGYVADSVLSVEADLGGVTCEYHFDLDARWRTKTFTLKQHQSGEDRTLRIERVHESEWKVDGADRPDLSGCLDLDLTVSPFTNTLAIRQLALAPNEAKELNAVYVKIPQLEVVLARQRYQRLDANEPPRRFLYSGLDTGFIQEITVDEHALVEGYPRFAERVA
- a CDS encoding SDR family NAD(P)-dependent oxidoreductase, which translates into the protein MGKLSGKVAVVTGASKGIGAAIAKTLAGEGASVVVNYASSKAGADKVVNEIQKAGGKAVAIHADLSKPEDAKKLAAETKKQFGKVDILVNNAGVYEFRPLELIDETHVKKIFDLNVTGLLFTTQEFVKLIPEEGGSIINISSVVAKTPPSGSAVYSATKGAVDVISRVLAQELGPKKIRVNSLSPGFTITEGVQASGYEEDLSKSSVLRTPLGRVGQPDDIAKVALFLASGDSGWVTGETILAGGGIRV
- a CDS encoding ArsR/SmtB family transcription factor — protein: MEKRQFTRIAKALADPRRFEILQQIASEEEVSCAAVKECHEVTPATLSHHLKELESAGLVEVRKESKYVYLSLQRPAWKAYLKELKKIGR